A region from the Halobellus litoreus genome encodes:
- the dacZ gene encoding diadenylate cyclase, translating to MSALSDLLGDVVSDIESVFLFSPSSSHYERFADADIDEQLVVVAPANAVDAETYVELPLEFDNVRDRIRFGVEGALEQDLVEEGDVVACSVRIFDGDPDGVVRVRVEEAMRSGIYDLFANSRADPSVIRDVFEVAIELGKKGQKGKPVGALFVVGDAGKVMNKSRPLSYNPFEKSHVHVGDPIVNVMLKEFSRLDGAFVISDSGKIVSAYRYLEPAAEGVDIPKGLGARHMAGAAITRDTNATAIVLSESDGLVRAFKGGQIILEIDPEEY from the coding sequence ATGTCGGCGCTATCGGACCTGCTGGGAGATGTCGTGTCGGACATCGAGAGCGTGTTTCTCTTCTCGCCGAGCAGTTCCCACTACGAGCGGTTCGCCGACGCCGATATCGACGAGCAGTTGGTCGTCGTCGCGCCCGCGAACGCCGTCGACGCCGAGACGTACGTGGAACTGCCGCTGGAGTTCGACAACGTCCGCGACCGGATCAGATTCGGGGTCGAAGGGGCGCTCGAACAGGACCTCGTCGAGGAGGGCGACGTGGTCGCCTGCAGCGTGCGGATCTTCGACGGCGACCCCGACGGCGTGGTCCGCGTGCGGGTCGAAGAGGCGATGCGATCCGGCATCTACGACCTGTTCGCGAACTCCCGGGCGGATCCGAGCGTCATTCGGGACGTCTTCGAGGTGGCGATCGAACTGGGAAAGAAGGGCCAGAAGGGCAAGCCCGTCGGCGCGCTGTTCGTCGTCGGCGACGCCGGAAAGGTGATGAACAAGTCTCGACCGCTGTCGTACAACCCCTTCGAGAAGTCCCACGTCCACGTCGGCGACCCCATCGTGAACGTGATGCTCAAGGAGTTCTCCCGGCTGGACGGCGCGTTCGTCATCAGCGACTCGGGGAAGATCGTCAGCGCCTACCGCTACCTCGAACCCGCCGCCGAGGGCGTCGACATCCCGAAAGGGCTCGGCGCGCGCCACATGGCGGGCGCGGCGATCACCCGTGATACGAACGCGACGGCCATCGTCCTCTCGGAGTCTGACGGCCTCGTCAGAGCCTTCAAGGGCGGACAGATCATTCTGGAGATCGATCCGGAGGAGTACTGA
- the proS gene encoding proline--tRNA ligase yields MSDEQELGITESKEYNTGEWYAEVVQKADLANYAPEGMSGFIVTRPRAYELWERIQGHLDGLFKDTGVQNAYFPMFIPESYLEQEKDIVEGFDPEVAWVDRAGQEELEEPLAVRPTSESIITPYISRWVRSHRDLPLRVNQWVSVVRWEATETKPFFRTKEFLWQEGHTAHATRDDAWAETMRRLDQYEDTYEDLLAMPVLRGAKPEHDKFPGADTTTTVEALMPDGKSVQGATSHYLGTSFAEAFDITYTDEDEDEQIAHTTSWGLSWRAIGALIMTHSDDQGLVLPPAIAPEQIVVVPIWQADTKEDVLEYAEGITEDLEEAGIRVELDDRDERNPGFKFNEWELKGVPVRMEIGPNEADDGTVTLVHRPDGESTEVDREDIAETVESHFDEVYAKLYAAAEENLESNVREADSRADILGTIGQHGGYVKAPWCGDEDCETEIKDQIAAEIVMVPLDDEEAEIHHDADCAICDGDAVETAYFAKSY; encoded by the coding sequence ATGAGCGACGAGCAGGAACTCGGCATCACCGAGTCGAAAGAGTACAACACCGGCGAGTGGTACGCCGAAGTGGTCCAGAAAGCCGACCTCGCGAACTACGCGCCCGAGGGGATGAGCGGCTTCATCGTCACCCGACCCCGGGCGTACGAGCTCTGGGAGCGAATCCAGGGCCATCTCGACGGCCTGTTCAAGGACACGGGCGTCCAGAACGCCTACTTCCCGATGTTCATCCCCGAGAGTTACCTCGAACAGGAGAAGGACATCGTCGAGGGATTCGACCCCGAGGTCGCGTGGGTCGACCGCGCCGGCCAAGAGGAGTTAGAAGAGCCGTTGGCGGTCCGACCGACCTCGGAGTCGATCATCACGCCCTACATCTCCCGGTGGGTGCGAAGCCACCGGGACCTCCCCCTGCGAGTGAATCAGTGGGTCTCGGTCGTCCGCTGGGAGGCGACGGAGACGAAGCCGTTCTTCCGGACGAAGGAGTTCCTCTGGCAGGAGGGCCACACCGCGCACGCGACGCGTGACGACGCGTGGGCGGAGACGATGCGCCGTCTCGACCAGTACGAGGACACCTACGAGGACCTGCTCGCGATGCCCGTCCTGCGCGGCGCGAAGCCCGAACACGACAAGTTCCCCGGCGCGGACACGACGACGACCGTCGAGGCGCTGATGCCCGACGGCAAGTCCGTTCAGGGGGCGACCTCACACTACCTCGGGACCTCCTTCGCGGAGGCGTTCGACATCACTTATACCGACGAGGACGAGGACGAACAGATCGCTCACACCACCTCCTGGGGCCTCTCTTGGCGGGCCATCGGCGCGCTCATTATGACGCACTCGGACGATCAGGGCCTCGTGTTGCCGCCGGCGATCGCCCCCGAGCAGATCGTCGTCGTCCCGATCTGGCAGGCCGACACGAAAGAAGACGTCCTGGAGTACGCCGAGGGAATCACCGAGGACCTCGAAGAGGCGGGGATCCGCGTCGAACTCGACGACCGCGACGAGCGCAACCCCGGCTTCAAGTTCAACGAGTGGGAGCTGAAGGGCGTCCCCGTTCGGATGGAGATCGGCCCCAACGAGGCCGACGACGGGACCGTCACGCTCGTGCACCGCCCCGACGGCGAGTCGACGGAGGTCGACCGCGAGGACATCGCCGAGACCGTCGAGTCGCACTTCGACGAGGTCTACGCGAAACTGTACGCCGCCGCCGAGGAAAACCTCGAATCGAACGTCCGCGAGGCCGACTCTCGCGCCGACATCCTGGGAACGATCGGTCAGCACGGTGGCTACGTGAAAGCGCCGTGGTGCGGCGACGAGGACTGCGAGACCGAGATCAAAGACCAGATCGCCGCCGAGATCGTGATGGTCCCGCTCGACGACGAGGAGGCGGAGATCCACCACGACGCCGACTGTGCGATCTGCGACGGCGACGCGGTCGAGACCGCGTACTTCGCGAAGTCGTACTGA
- a CDS encoding HTH domain-containing protein, producing the protein MLTRRTNVRAELERADGGGGTTAGARDSGDDAPSETRIELWRKPVKTGGLNEFARVEERLRTLAECEHIDAVAVKTWDRYVDTAEGSRDDEGPRATLERLRRYTGRDAKLESEGSPAYHPRIAGRGRLGPRTDAARIPRAALVEFEDGSITNVTLADERTGCLTERLKQIAERGGSQADSDLTPE; encoded by the coding sequence ATGTTAACACGCCGCACAAACGTCCGAGCCGAACTGGAGCGGGCCGACGGCGGTGGCGGCACAACGGCGGGTGCGCGCGACAGTGGAGACGACGCGCCGTCCGAAACCCGGATCGAACTGTGGCGCAAGCCCGTTAAAACCGGTGGACTGAACGAGTTCGCACGAGTCGAAGAACGCCTTCGCACGCTGGCCGAGTGTGAGCATATCGACGCCGTCGCCGTGAAAACTTGGGATCGATACGTCGACACCGCCGAGGGAAGCCGCGACGACGAGGGACCGCGAGCGACCCTCGAACGGCTCCGTCGATACACGGGTCGGGATGCGAAACTGGAATCGGAGGGATCGCCCGCGTACCACCCGCGCATCGCGGGACGAGGCCGACTCGGTCCTCGAACCGATGCAGCGCGGATTCCGCGGGCCGCGCTCGTGGAGTTCGAAGACGGGAGCATAACCAACGTCACGCTCGCGGACGAGCGAACGGGCTGTCTCACCGAGCGCCTGAAGCAGATCGCCGAGCGGGGAGGGTCCCAAGCGGACTCGGACCTCACTCCGGAGTGA
- a CDS encoding beta-CASP ribonuclease aCPSF1, producing the protein MSSVDTQLEELKAEIKAELPADISVTDVTYEGPELVIYTRDPKRFARNGDLIRDLAGKLRKRITVRPDPVALSPPERARDRVIDVLPEEAGVTDLDFHEDTGEVVIQADKPGMVIGRNGATLREITREVGWTPQVVRTPPIESSTVSNVRNFLRQEREDRRQILERVGRQIHREELANEQWVRITMLGSCREVGRSSFILSTAETRILVDCGEKLGSGESPYMQIPEALGAGANSFDAIVLTHAHLDHSALVPLLYKHGYDGPIYTTEPTRDLMGLLQLDHLDVETKAGRTPPYDPEMVREAIKHTIPIEYGDVTDIAPDVKLTLHNAGHVLGSAIAHFHIGDGLYNVAFSGDIHYGETRLFDGAVNDFPRVETLVLESTYGGRNDYQTDQEDSERKLIEAINETHDRGGTVLVPTAAVGRAQELMLVLEEAMRAGKIPRMPVHLDGMIWEATAVHTTYPEYLRSDLNDRIFGEEDNPFLAGAFNHVDGGDEERRDVADGDPAIVLSPSGMVTGGPILSWLRHVGPDPDSRLVFVDYQAQGTLGRRLQNGLTEVPIDDGVGRSETVQLEADVDTFDGFSGHADRQGLENFVKTMNPRPEKILCVDGDERAVQDLSSGLYHDYHLRTFTPKNLETFRFR; encoded by the coding sequence ATGAGTTCAGTAGACACGCAACTCGAGGAGTTGAAAGCAGAGATCAAGGCGGAGTTGCCGGCCGACATCTCGGTGACGGACGTCACATACGAAGGCCCGGAACTGGTCATCTACACGCGCGATCCGAAGCGGTTCGCCCGAAACGGCGACCTGATCCGCGACCTCGCGGGGAAACTCCGCAAGCGGATCACTGTCCGACCCGATCCCGTCGCGCTGTCGCCGCCGGAGCGGGCCAGAGACCGAGTCATCGACGTCCTCCCCGAGGAGGCCGGCGTCACCGACCTCGACTTCCACGAGGACACCGGCGAGGTCGTCATCCAGGCCGACAAGCCCGGAATGGTCATCGGCCGAAACGGGGCGACGCTCCGAGAGATCACCCGGGAAGTCGGATGGACGCCCCAGGTCGTCCGGACGCCGCCGATCGAGTCCTCGACGGTATCGAACGTCCGCAACTTCCTCAGACAGGAGCGCGAGGACCGACGACAGATCCTCGAACGCGTCGGCCGACAGATCCACCGGGAGGAACTCGCCAACGAACAGTGGGTCCGGATCACGATGCTCGGCTCCTGTCGCGAGGTCGGCCGCTCGTCGTTCATCCTCTCGACGGCCGAGACCAGGATTCTGGTCGACTGCGGCGAGAAGCTGGGGTCCGGTGAATCACCGTATATGCAGATTCCCGAAGCGCTCGGTGCCGGGGCGAACTCGTTCGATGCGATCGTTCTCACGCACGCGCACCTCGATCACTCCGCGCTCGTCCCGCTGCTCTACAAACACGGCTACGACGGCCCGATCTACACGACCGAACCGACGCGGGACCTGATGGGGCTGCTCCAACTCGACCACCTCGACGTGGAGACCAAAGCGGGTCGGACCCCGCCGTACGACCCGGAGATGGTCCGCGAGGCGATCAAACACACCATCCCCATCGAGTACGGCGACGTCACCGACATCGCACCCGACGTCAAGTTGACGCTCCACAACGCCGGACACGTCCTCGGCAGCGCCATCGCGCACTTCCACATCGGCGACGGGCTCTACAACGTGGCGTTCTCCGGCGACATCCACTACGGGGAGACGAGGCTGTTCGACGGCGCGGTCAACGACTTCCCCCGCGTCGAGACGCTCGTCCTGGAGTCGACGTACGGCGGCCGGAACGACTACCAGACCGATCAGGAGGACTCCGAGCGCAAACTGATCGAGGCGATCAACGAGACGCACGACCGCGGCGGCACCGTCCTCGTCCCGACCGCGGCAGTCGGCCGCGCCCAAGAGTTGATGCTCGTCCTCGAGGAGGCGATGCGAGCGGGGAAGATACCCCGTATGCCCGTCCACCTCGACGGGATGATCTGGGAGGCGACGGCGGTCCACACGACCTACCCCGAGTACCTCCGGTCCGACCTCAACGACCGCATCTTCGGGGAGGAGGACAACCCGTTCCTCGCCGGGGCGTTCAACCACGTCGACGGCGGCGACGAGGAACGCCGGGACGTCGCCGATGGCGACCCCGCCATCGTCCTCTCGCCATCCGGAATGGTTACCGGCGGACCGATCCTGTCGTGGCTCCGCCACGTCGGTCCAGACCCGGACTCTCGGCTCGTCTTCGTCGACTACCAGGCGCAGGGCACCCTCGGTCGACGGCTCCAGAACGGGCTGACTGAGGTCCCGATCGACGACGGCGTCGGGCGCTCGGAGACGGTCCAACTGGAGGCGGACGTGGACACGTTCGACGGCTTCTCCGGTCACGCCGACCGCCAGGGGCTCGAAAACTTCGTGAAGACGATGAACCCCCGTCCCGAGAAGATTCTCTGCGTCGACGGCGACGAACGCGCCGTTCAGGACCTCTCCTCCGGCCTGTACCACGACTACCACCTGCGGACGTTCACGCCGAAGAACCTCGAAACGTTCCGGTTCCGGTGA
- a CDS encoding methylglyoxal synthase, which yields MRLALIAHDEKKPDIIEFAESRLDDLERFELMATGTTGKRLQEATGLDIERKQSGPIGGDMQIGAEIADGNCDGVVFLRDPLTAQPHEPDISALLRLCDVHSIPLATNLASADAVLDELVRVLDGEERPESG from the coding sequence ATGCGCCTCGCGCTGATCGCGCACGACGAGAAGAAGCCCGACATCATCGAGTTCGCGGAGAGCCGTCTCGACGACCTCGAACGGTTCGAGCTGATGGCGACGGGGACGACCGGCAAGCGACTGCAGGAGGCGACGGGCCTCGACATCGAGCGCAAACAGTCGGGACCGATCGGCGGCGACATGCAGATCGGCGCAGAGATCGCCGACGGCAACTGCGACGGGGTCGTCTTCCTCCGCGATCCGCTGACGGCGCAACCGCACGAACCGGACATCAGCGCGCTGTTGCGCCTCTGCGACGTGCATTCGATCCCGCTGGCGACGAACCTCGCCAGCGCCGACGCCGTTCTCGACGAACTCGTGCGCGTTCTCGACGGCGAGGAGCGGCCGGAGTCCGGATAA
- a CDS encoding DUF7332 family protein: MDRRSGSTDITRLLAVALVCAVVVAGVPPASAQSGETGGSDAGGAAQERRCFPDGGYDLTIGDGNPHIDVTVHTSLFTNPSPPSAIGLEAQGVAVDSDVIELRTGVLFEGVPDDDSTAAVWNSFAILFDYRLSLPMFSDSIGDSTYEPTGGPVSGVETRGC; encoded by the coding sequence ATGGACCGTCGCTCCGGGTCGACCGACATCACTCGCCTCCTCGCCGTCGCGCTGGTCTGTGCTGTCGTCGTCGCCGGCGTTCCCCCGGCGTCGGCGCAGTCTGGCGAGACCGGCGGCAGCGACGCCGGCGGCGCTGCTCAGGAGCGGCGCTGCTTTCCCGACGGCGGATACGACCTCACGATCGGGGACGGCAACCCGCACATCGACGTGACCGTCCACACCTCGCTGTTCACGAACCCGTCGCCGCCGAGCGCGATCGGGTTGGAAGCCCAGGGCGTCGCGGTCGACAGCGACGTGATCGAACTCCGGACGGGCGTCCTCTTCGAGGGCGTCCCGGACGACGACTCGACGGCCGCCGTCTGGAACTCCTTCGCGATCCTCTTCGACTACCGGCTGTCGCTCCCGATGTTCTCCGACTCGATCGGCGACTCGACGTACGAACCGACCGGCGGCCCGGTCTCCGGGGTCGAAACCCGGGGCTGCTGA
- a CDS encoding ABC transporter permease: MSVTDLLWRFPSVQMAWRNLGRNRVRTALAALGIIIGVVAISSLGIAGVALQQQATTDLGSLTNEVSISAGPDSSADGVTDEQVEEIRSLTGDATVVPQKSNRTTLSARDGGEAFVSVTALRQASALYTVSSGDSPDRLESGALLTNSTAAQLGIELGDPVEYEGRLYRVRGLIESSGGFGGGGSELVVPLSALSEQEHYDTVTVVAADGDEAQSIADRLEARFNEGDEEVLSVTSFAGVQENIDSFLNTLNLALLGIGSISLVVASVAILNVMLMSTIERRGEIGVLRAVGIRRGEVLRMILAEAAFLGVVGGVVGAVVSLGVGLVVFQVLSGDPLLVFGWPSVRYLLIGFGFAVVASVLSGLYPAWKAANDPPVEALRG, encoded by the coding sequence GTGAGCGTCACCGATCTGCTGTGGCGGTTCCCCAGCGTGCAGATGGCCTGGCGGAACCTCGGCCGCAACCGGGTCCGGACGGCGCTCGCGGCGCTCGGCATCATCATCGGCGTGGTCGCCATCTCCTCGCTCGGGATCGCGGGCGTCGCGCTCCAGCAACAGGCGACGACGGACCTCGGCAGTCTCACGAACGAGGTGTCGATCTCCGCTGGCCCCGACAGTTCGGCCGACGGCGTGACCGACGAGCAGGTCGAGGAGATCCGAAGCCTCACGGGCGACGCGACCGTCGTCCCGCAGAAATCGAACCGAACGACGCTCTCGGCCCGTGACGGCGGGGAGGCGTTCGTGAGTGTGACCGCGCTGCGGCAGGCGAGCGCGTTGTACACCGTCTCGTCCGGGGACAGTCCCGACCGGCTGGAGTCCGGGGCGCTGCTCACCAACAGCACGGCCGCGCAGCTCGGAATCGAACTCGGCGACCCCGTCGAGTACGAGGGGCGGCTCTACCGCGTCCGCGGGCTCATCGAGTCCTCGGGCGGCTTCGGGGGCGGCGGGAGCGAACTCGTGGTGCCGCTGTCGGCGCTCTCAGAGCAGGAGCACTACGACACGGTCACGGTCGTCGCCGCCGACGGCGACGAGGCCCAGTCGATCGCCGACCGCCTCGAAGCCCGGTTCAACGAGGGCGACGAGGAGGTGTTGAGCGTCACCAGTTTCGCGGGCGTTCAGGAGAACATCGACTCGTTCCTGAACACGCTCAACCTCGCGCTGCTGGGCATCGGGTCCATCTCGCTCGTCGTCGCCAGCGTCGCGATCCTCAACGTGATGCTGATGAGCACGATCGAGCGCCGCGGCGAGATCGGCGTCCTCCGCGCCGTGGGAATCAGGCGCGGCGAAGTCCTCCGAATGATACTCGCCGAAGCCGCGTTCCTCGGCGTCGTCGGCGGCGTCGTCGGCGCGGTGGTTTCGCTCGGGGTCGGTCTCGTCGTGTTCCAGGTCCTGTCGGGAGACCCGCTGCTCGTCTTCGGGTGGCCGAGCGTCCGGTACCTCCTGATCGGGTTCGGGTTCGCCGTGGTGGCGAGCGTGTTGAGCGGCCTCTACCCCGCCTGGAAGGCAGCGAACGATCCGCCCGTCGAGGCGCTCAGGGGGTGA
- a CDS encoding ABC transporter ATP-binding protein, with protein MTVVELEDAVKRYQSGRETIEALKGVDFRAERGEMVTVIGPSGSGKSTMLNLVGLLDTPTEGTVRVDGRDVTDFTEDELTEERRSGIGFVFQAFHLLPMLTATENVELPSMWDTTRDRRERAVDLLQRVGLGDRLDHTPNQLSGGQQQRVAIARALINEPKVLLADEPTGNLDQDTGRTILDELTRLKEEERIAIVAVTHDEQLLDYADRVVRLVDGVIQE; from the coding sequence ATGACGGTCGTCGAACTCGAAGACGCGGTGAAGCGGTACCAGAGCGGCCGGGAGACCATCGAGGCGCTGAAGGGCGTCGACTTCCGGGCCGAGCGCGGCGAGATGGTCACGGTGATCGGCCCCTCCGGATCGGGGAAGAGCACGATGCTCAACCTCGTCGGCCTGCTCGACACTCCCACGGAGGGGACCGTCAGGGTCGACGGCCGCGACGTGACGGACTTCACCGAGGACGAACTCACCGAGGAGCGCCGCTCCGGGATCGGGTTCGTCTTCCAGGCGTTTCACCTGCTGCCGATGCTCACCGCGACCGAGAACGTCGAACTCCCGTCGATGTGGGACACCACCCGCGACCGCCGCGAGCGGGCGGTGGACCTCCTGCAGCGGGTCGGTCTCGGCGACAGGCTCGACCACACGCCGAATCAGCTCTCGGGTGGCCAGCAGCAGCGCGTCGCCATCGCGCGGGCGCTCATCAACGAACCGAAGGTCCTGCTGGCGGACGAACCGACGGGCAACCTCGATCAGGACACCGGCCGGACGATCCTCGACGAACTGACGCGGCTCAAAGAGGAGGAGCGGATCGCCATCGTGGCGGTGACGCACGACGAGCAACTCCTCGACTACGCCGACCGGGTCGTCCGCCTCGTCGACGGGGTGATCCAGGAGTGA
- a CDS encoding VOC family protein codes for MVEPRYTHVSIVADDLEESVDFYESVFGMKRIPTPAFDERIQWLQCGEFQLHLVERDDDPPAFNHHALHVDDFETVYQSIRDHDRAEAEALPQIEASADPDPPVYVLPSGAVQWYVRDPAGNLVEINAPDADALDESLVRNLVKRTDIEWPEAGEEPAPIYLNE; via the coding sequence ATGGTCGAGCCCCGCTACACCCACGTCAGTATCGTCGCAGACGACCTCGAGGAGTCGGTCGACTTCTACGAGTCGGTCTTCGGGATGAAGCGGATTCCGACGCCGGCCTTCGACGAGCGGATCCAGTGGCTGCAGTGCGGCGAGTTTCAGTTGCACCTCGTCGAGCGCGACGACGACCCGCCCGCGTTCAACCACCACGCGCTCCACGTCGACGACTTCGAGACGGTCTATCAGTCGATCCGCGACCACGACCGCGCGGAGGCGGAAGCACTTCCGCAGATCGAGGCCAGCGCGGACCCCGATCCGCCGGTCTACGTCCTCCCCTCGGGGGCGGTCCAGTGGTACGTTCGCGATCCGGCCGGGAACTTGGTCGAGATCAACGCGCCCGACGCCGACGCCCTCGACGAGTCGCTCGTGCGCAACCTGGTGAAACGGACCGACATCGAGTGGCCGGAGGCGGGCGAGGAGCCGGCACCGATCTATCTGAACGAGTGA